The proteins below are encoded in one region of Thermosulfurimonas marina:
- a CDS encoding site-2 protease family protein translates to MRFPDLLGLLIIAPPLLAAIVFHEVAHGWVAWRLGDPTAKAAGRLTLNPLKHLDPLGTLVLIFTQAIGWARPVPVNPYYFRHPRRDMMWVGLAGPLANFLLALALALLYRALAPLLPRSLEIMLVLGVRINLGLGLFNLLPVPPLDGSRVLAGILPPSLAYPYLRYEFVGLFLLVLLIFTGVVGKIILPLIFGLSHVLLGG, encoded by the coding sequence ATGAGGTTTCCGGATCTTTTAGGGCTTTTGATTATCGCTCCTCCCCTTCTTGCGGCCATCGTCTTTCACGAAGTGGCCCACGGATGGGTGGCCTGGCGCCTGGGGGATCCCACGGCCAAGGCCGCCGGACGCCTAACCTTGAACCCCTTGAAACACCTGGATCCCCTAGGGACCCTGGTTCTCATTTTTACCCAGGCCATCGGCTGGGCCCGACCTGTCCCGGTGAATCCTTATTATTTTCGCCATCCCCGGCGGGACATGATGTGGGTAGGGCTGGCCGGTCCCCTGGCCAACTTTCTCCTGGCCCTGGCCCTGGCCCTCCTCTATCGGGCCCTGGCTCCGCTTCTTCCCCGAAGCCTGGAGATCATGCTGGTCCTGGGAGTGAGGATCAACCTGGGGCTCGGTCTTTTTAATCTCCTTCCCGTGCCCCCGCTCGACGGAAGCCGGGTGCTCGCCGGGATCCTTCCCCCTTCCCTAGCCTACCCTTACTTGCGCTACGAATTTGTGGGACTTTTCCTCCTGGTCCTTCTCATCTTTACAGGCGTAGTGGGGAAAATTATACTCCCCCTGATCTTCGGACTCTCACACGTTCTTCTGGGAGGTTAG
- the trpS gene encoding tryptophan--tRNA ligase, protein MRERVLSGMRPTGPLHLGHLHGVLRNWLELQEKYECFYFVADWHALTTEYENPRRIPDFTRELLLEWLSVGLDPQKSVLFVQSAIKEHAELYLLFGMIVPVSWLERNPTYKDMLQNLEHKDLSTYGFLGYPVLQAADILIYRARKVPVGVDQLPHLELTREIARRFNYFYGEDFFALPEPLLSQEAAKVPGIDGRKMSKSYGNAIFLNDSEEEVRRKVLSMVTDTARPRKSDPGDPENRCVAFQLIRLYTPPERLAEIIADCKRALLGCKDCKQELAERVLEALRPIRERRARLESRKGLLEEIMTEGNRRAREVASQTLAEVRETLWGRPYF, encoded by the coding sequence ATGCGCGAAAGGGTCTTAAGTGGGATGCGACCCACCGGTCCTCTCCATCTGGGACATCTCCACGGAGTCTTGCGCAACTGGCTTGAACTTCAGGAAAAATACGAATGTTTTTACTTCGTAGCCGACTGGCACGCCCTGACCACAGAGTACGAGAATCCGCGACGTATCCCGGATTTCACCCGGGAACTTCTCCTGGAGTGGCTTTCCGTAGGCCTCGATCCTCAAAAGAGTGTCCTTTTTGTCCAATCAGCCATCAAGGAACACGCTGAGCTCTACCTCCTTTTCGGGATGATCGTTCCGGTCTCCTGGCTGGAGCGCAATCCCACCTACAAAGACATGCTTCAGAATCTCGAGCACAAGGACCTTTCCACTTACGGTTTTCTGGGGTATCCGGTCCTTCAGGCTGCAGACATTCTCATCTACCGGGCCCGCAAGGTCCCCGTGGGAGTGGATCAATTGCCCCATCTGGAACTCACCCGGGAGATTGCCCGGCGTTTCAATTATTTCTACGGGGAGGACTTTTTCGCTTTGCCGGAGCCCCTTCTTTCCCAAGAAGCGGCCAAGGTTCCGGGAATCGATGGGCGCAAGATGAGCAAAAGCTACGGCAACGCCATCTTTTTAAATGATTCCGAAGAGGAGGTCCGCCGCAAAGTCCTTTCTATGGTTACGGATACGGCCCGGCCCCGTAAAAGCGATCCCGGAGATCCGGAAAACCGCTGTGTGGCCTTTCAGCTCATCCGGCTTTACACCCCGCCGGAACGCCTGGCCGAGATCATAGCCGACTGTAAAAGGGCCCTCCTAGGCTGTAAGGACTGTAAGCAGGAACTGGCCGAGCGGGTGCTAGAGGCCTTACGTCCTATTCGGGAAAGACGGGCTAGGCTAGAGTCCCGAAAGGGCCTGCTCGAGGAGATCATGACCGAAGGGAACCGCCGGGCCCGGGAAGTGGCTTCGCAAACCCTAGCCGAGGTGCGGGAGACCCTCTGGGGAAGACCCTATTTTTAG
- the sfsA gene encoding DNA/RNA nuclease SfsA has translation MHLLDIPYDEEGEFLSRPNRFLVRVLLKGREEEAHLHDPGRLPDLVQPGRPLALRYAARPGRRTRWDVLAVRICGYWCFCHSGYHRRVAANLLFLKRPFGEFSDFEAEPRAGQGRLDFKLETFGGPLWLEVKGVTWARGRTALFPDAPTERGLRHLQTLRSFLREGQRAGLLFLVFRKEAEEVRPAEEIQPAFAQALREALSEGLEARAFVLTYDGRGIFLAREIPVRA, from the coding sequence TTGCATCTTCTGGATATTCCCTACGATGAAGAGGGAGAGTTTCTTTCCCGCCCCAATCGGTTTCTGGTGCGGGTCCTCCTTAAGGGGCGGGAGGAAGAGGCCCACCTGCATGATCCGGGAAGGCTTCCCGATCTAGTCCAGCCTGGAAGGCCTCTAGCCCTGCGCTATGCCGCTCGGCCGGGAAGGCGCACCCGCTGGGATGTGCTTGCGGTGCGGATTTGCGGTTATTGGTGTTTCTGCCATTCCGGCTATCATCGCCGGGTGGCAGCCAACCTTCTTTTCTTGAAAAGACCTTTTGGAGAATTTTCGGATTTCGAGGCCGAGCCCCGGGCAGGGCAGGGGAGACTGGATTTTAAGTTGGAGACTTTCGGTGGCCCTCTGTGGCTTGAAGTCAAAGGGGTGACCTGGGCTCGAGGGAGAACGGCCCTTTTTCCCGACGCCCCTACCGAGCGCGGTCTGCGACACCTTCAAACCTTGAGAAGTTTCCTGCGAGAGGGCCAACGCGCCGGGCTCCTTTTTCTGGTCTTTCGGAAGGAGGCCGAAGAGGTCCGTCCGGCCGAAGAGATTCAGCCAGCCTTTGCCCAAGCCCTCCGGGAGGCCCTTTCGGAAGGGCTTGAAGCCCGGGCCTTCGTCCTCACCTATGACGGCCGAGGAATCTTTTTGGCTCGGGAGATCCCGGTAAGGGCCTAA
- the dprA gene encoding DNA-processing protein DprA yields the protein MEFPEERLALLGLAAEKGLAPGFGVPAPRALAPRGREILKILERLGAEPLFFEDQTYPSLLREIPDPPAFLLVKGRLRTEVPLVAVVGARKATAYGRRVAFEWSARLADSGVGIVSGLALGVDTEAHRGALSAGGYTVAVLGTGPDLVYPRDNRRLAEEILAAGGALISEYPPGARPERWRFPRRNRLISGLSLGVLVVEAAERSGALITARLALDQGREVMAVPGSIFSPQSVGVHQLLKLGAHPVTSPEEVLEILGLSRPAAPTPQGPDEPLSVEVSSLAQRVLAVLGAYPRHFDEILAETGLSVSELSEALLELEMEGLIQSLPGKFYQRY from the coding sequence ATGGAGTTTCCTGAAGAGCGACTGGCCCTTCTGGGGCTGGCTGCGGAAAAAGGTCTGGCCCCGGGCTTTGGGGTTCCCGCTCCTCGGGCTCTGGCCCCTCGGGGTCGGGAGATATTGAAGATCCTAGAGCGTCTGGGGGCCGAGCCCCTCTTTTTTGAGGATCAGACCTATCCTTCCCTTCTGCGAGAGATCCCGGATCCTCCGGCCTTTCTTCTGGTGAAAGGACGGTTGCGGACGGAGGTCCCCTTGGTGGCCGTGGTGGGGGCCCGGAAGGCTACGGCCTACGGCCGTCGGGTGGCCTTTGAATGGAGTGCCCGGCTGGCGGACTCCGGAGTGGGGATCGTTTCCGGACTGGCCCTGGGGGTGGACACCGAGGCCCACCGCGGGGCCCTTTCTGCGGGAGGATATACGGTGGCCGTCTTGGGCACCGGTCCCGACCTTGTTTATCCTCGAGACAACCGCCGCTTAGCCGAGGAGATTTTAGCGGCCGGAGGGGCCCTGATCTCGGAATATCCTCCGGGGGCTCGGCCAGAAAGATGGCGCTTCCCTCGGCGCAATCGCCTTATCTCCGGACTCTCCCTGGGGGTTCTGGTGGTGGAGGCCGCAGAAAGGAGCGGAGCCCTCATTACTGCCCGCTTGGCCCTGGATCAGGGTCGGGAGGTTATGGCCGTGCCCGGAAGCATCTTCTCTCCCCAGAGTGTCGGCGTGCATCAACTTCTAAAGCTGGGGGCCCATCCGGTGACTTCTCCGGAAGAGGTCCTAGAGATCCTGGGGCTCTCTCGTCCGGCGGCCCCTACTCCCCAAGGCCCGGACGAGCCTTTATCCGTAGAGGTTTCTTCCTTGGCCCAGCGGGTTTTGGCGGTCCTGGGGGCTTATCCCAGACACTTCGACGAGATCCTTGCCGAAACCGGCCTTTCGGTTTCTGAACTCTCGGAGGCCCTGCTGGAATTGGAAATGGAGGGTTTGATTCAGAGCCTTCCGGGAAAATTCTATCAGAGGTATTGA
- a CDS encoding chemotaxis protein CheX, producing MSKLVNFIKEAVEEVIGTYTGKIPRLTRNFLKDHRVAFGEISAISGLTAEKASGAFVVSFSREALFEILASLFGTAPSEITPEVEDAAGEMANMICGAFRRRFEKEGISLSASTPSIVTGKDHTIHPLCRSSVLAVEFQLEGHPIIVEFCLDKSTNS from the coding sequence GTGAGCAAACTAGTTAATTTTATCAAAGAGGCGGTGGAGGAGGTCATCGGGACCTATACCGGAAAGATTCCCCGGCTTACGCGCAATTTCCTTAAGGATCATCGGGTGGCCTTCGGAGAGATCTCGGCCATCTCGGGACTTACCGCGGAGAAGGCCTCCGGGGCCTTCGTGGTTTCCTTTTCTCGGGAGGCCCTCTTTGAGATCCTGGCCAGCCTTTTCGGGACGGCCCCCAGCGAGATTACCCCAGAGGTGGAAGACGCCGCTGGAGAGATGGCCAACATGATCTGTGGGGCCTTTCGCCGACGCTTTGAAAAGGAAGGGATCTCCCTTTCGGCCTCCACTCCCTCCATCGTTACCGGAAAAGACCACACCATTCATCCCCTCTGCCGATCCTCGGTCTTAGCGGTGGAATTTCAGCTAGAAGGGCATCCCATTATCGTAGAATTTTGCCTCGACAAATCCACCAACTCTTGA
- a CDS encoding YkgJ family cysteine cluster protein has translation MKALFECRRCGYCCQGESTVSLSPQERERIAAFLGLSLEELFQRYLVKKGKRVEMRTVEGHCIFYDPQEGLCRIHPVKPDRCRQWPLHPSILKDPENFEIIRASCPGFREDVRWEDLCKALKSEQTS, from the coding sequence ATGAAAGCACTCTTTGAATGCCGCCGTTGCGGATACTGTTGCCAGGGAGAGAGCACGGTCTCCCTCTCTCCCCAAGAAAGGGAACGGATAGCGGCCTTCCTCGGTCTCTCCCTAGAGGAACTTTTCCAGAGATATCTGGTGAAAAAGGGAAAAAGGGTGGAGATGCGTACGGTAGAGGGCCATTGCATCTTTTACGACCCTCAAGAGGGGCTCTGCCGGATCCATCCGGTCAAGCCGGATCGCTGTCGGCAATGGCCGCTCCATCCCAGTATCTTGAAGGATCCCGAAAACTTTGAGATAATCCGGGCCAGTTGTCCGGGCTTTCGGGAAGACGTGCGCTGGGAAGATCTTTGTAAGGCCCTGAAAAGTGAGCAAACTAGTTAA
- the queC gene encoding 7-cyano-7-deazaguanine synthase QueC, translating into MKPLAVVLLSGGLDSCVTAAVAAQRYELAFLHLKYGQRTEVREEKAFRDLCEFFRPRHRLITEVPALKAIGGSALTDSRIPVPEEEPDPSRIPVTYVPFRNGHFLAIAASWAEVLGAEAIFIGANQVDFSGYPDCRRRFFEAFERAIEEGTRPETHIRIETPLIDLTKAEIVRLGARLGAPFHLTWSCYQAEVVACGRCESCRLRLKAFAEAGLKDPLPYESTL; encoded by the coding sequence TTGAAGCCGTTGGCGGTGGTGCTTCTTTCCGGGGGGTTGGATTCCTGTGTAACCGCGGCGGTGGCGGCCCAGAGGTACGAGCTGGCCTTCCTGCACCTCAAATACGGCCAGCGCACCGAGGTCCGAGAGGAGAAGGCCTTTCGGGATCTCTGTGAGTTTTTTCGGCCCCGCCATCGGCTGATCACGGAAGTTCCGGCCCTCAAAGCCATTGGAGGCTCGGCCCTTACGGATTCCCGGATCCCTGTGCCTGAAGAGGAGCCAGACCCCTCCCGCATTCCGGTCACTTATGTGCCCTTTCGGAACGGCCACTTTCTGGCTATTGCCGCCTCCTGGGCCGAGGTCTTGGGGGCGGAGGCCATTTTCATCGGGGCCAATCAGGTGGACTTTTCCGGTTATCCGGACTGCCGGCGCCGTTTTTTCGAAGCCTTTGAGCGGGCCATTGAAGAGGGCACCCGGCCGGAGACCCACATCCGCATCGAGACCCCGCTTATTGACCTCACCAAGGCGGAGATTGTGCGCCTGGGGGCCCGGCTCGGAGCTCCCTTTCACCTGACCTGGTCTTGCTACCAGGCAGAGGTGGTGGCCTGCGGACGCTGCGAATCCTGTCGCTTGCGCCTTAAGGCCTTTGCCGAGGCGGGACTGAAGGATCCCCTCCCTTATGAAAGCACTCTTTGA
- a CDS encoding type II toxin-antitoxin system HicA family toxin, with the protein MPKLPRLTAVEAEKLLLQAGFELIRFKGSHKIYKKKEKRFVLPFHSGKNLHPKIVKQLLEIVSEEGSSS; encoded by the coding sequence TTGCCTAAACTACCAAGATTAACTGCTGTTGAAGCGGAAAAGTTGCTATTACAGGCAGGATTTGAATTGATTAGATTTAAAGGGAGTCATAAAATTTACAAAAAGAAAGAAAAACGGTTTGTTTTGCCCTTTCATAGCGGTAAAAATTTGCATCCTAAAATTGTAAAACAATTACTGGAAATAGTTAGTGAAGAAGGGTCTTCAAGTTGA
- a CDS encoding type II toxin-antitoxin system HicB family antitoxin: MEGKVKVTVVIEKDEFGYYAYCPELKGCHSQGDTLEEVLKNIKEAIELYLETLDEEERKLLLNKEILATSLEINLA, encoded by the coding sequence ATGGAAGGAAAAGTGAAAGTCACGGTGGTGATCGAAAAAGATGAATTTGGTTATTACGCCTATTGTCCAGAATTGAAAGGTTGCCATAGTCAGGGAGATACTTTAGAAGAAGTTTTAAAAAACATCAAAGAAGCTATAGAACTTTATTTGGAAACGTTAGATGAAGAAGAAAGGAAACTTTTGTTAAATAAAGAGATTTTGGCTACATCTTTAGAAATAAACCTTGCCTAA
- the ahcY gene encoding adenosylhomocysteinase produces the protein MEFHIKDPGLAEKGRLRIEWAAMDMPVLARIREEFARERPLSGIRIGACLHVTTETANLALTLKAGGASVALCASNPLSTQDDVAAALVAEGIPVFAIRGEDRETYYAHIKAVLDTRPHLTMDDGADLISTLHAERPEQAAEVLAGTEETTTGVIRLRAMARDGALRYPVIAVNDALTKHLFDNRYGTGQSTIDGILRATNRLLAGSIFVVAGYGWCGRGLALRARGMGARVIVTEVDPLKALEAVMDGFEVMPMEEAAERGDFFCTVTGDLAVIRKEHFLRMKDGAIVANSGHFNVELDLEGLREISERVRRIRDHVEEYTLKNGRRIYVLAEGRLVNLAAAEGHPSAVMDMSFANQALCCAWLVKHASELEKKVYPVPEEIDRRVAEMKLNAMGIRIDRLTPEQEKYLSSWEMGT, from the coding sequence ATGGAGTTTCACATCAAGGATCCGGGACTTGCAGAGAAGGGGAGGCTACGCATCGAATGGGCGGCCATGGACATGCCGGTGCTGGCCCGCATTCGGGAGGAATTTGCCCGGGAAAGGCCCCTTTCGGGGATCCGTATCGGGGCCTGCCTGCACGTGACCACGGAAACCGCTAACCTGGCCCTGACCCTTAAGGCCGGAGGGGCCTCAGTGGCCCTTTGTGCCTCTAATCCCCTTTCCACTCAGGACGATGTAGCGGCGGCTTTGGTAGCGGAAGGGATACCGGTCTTTGCTATCCGGGGCGAAGACCGGGAGACCTACTATGCTCATATCAAGGCTGTGCTGGACACCCGACCCCACCTTACCATGGACGATGGAGCGGACCTCATTTCTACCTTACATGCGGAGCGGCCGGAGCAGGCCGCCGAGGTGCTCGCCGGCACCGAAGAGACCACCACGGGGGTTATTCGTCTGCGGGCCATGGCCCGGGATGGGGCCCTGCGCTACCCGGTAATCGCGGTAAACGACGCCCTTACCAAGCACCTTTTTGACAACCGTTACGGCACCGGACAATCCACCATTGATGGAATTCTTCGGGCCACCAACCGGTTGTTGGCGGGCTCCATCTTCGTCGTGGCGGGCTATGGGTGGTGTGGCCGGGGACTGGCCCTGAGGGCCCGGGGCATGGGGGCCCGGGTAATCGTGACCGAGGTGGATCCCCTAAAGGCCCTGGAGGCGGTGATGGACGGCTTTGAGGTCATGCCCATGGAAGAGGCCGCCGAAAGGGGAGACTTCTTTTGTACCGTCACGGGAGACCTTGCGGTGATCCGGAAGGAACATTTCCTGCGCATGAAAGACGGGGCCATAGTGGCCAACTCCGGACACTTCAATGTGGAGCTGGATCTGGAAGGCCTGCGGGAAATTTCGGAGCGGGTGCGGCGCATCCGGGATCATGTAGAGGAATATACTCTGAAAAATGGTCGCCGGATTTATGTGCTCGCCGAAGGAAGACTGGTGAATCTGGCGGCAGCGGAGGGACACCCTTCGGCGGTCATGGATATGAGCTTTGCTAACCAGGCTCTCTGTTGTGCCTGGCTAGTAAAACATGCCTCTGAGCTGGAAAAGAAGGTCTATCCTGTGCCGGAGGAGATTGATCGGCGGGTGGCGGAAATGAAACTCAACGCCATGGGTATCCGCATCGATCGCCTCACCCCGGAACAGGAAAAATATCTTTCTTCCTGGGAGATGGGAACGTAA
- the metK gene encoding methionine adenosyltransferase, translated as MGLSNFLFTSESVTEGHPDKVADQISDAILDAIIEKDPYARVACETLVNTGMILIAGEITTEARVDYATIARGVVKEIGYNHSDLGFDWQTCAVLTSIDRQSPDIAMGVDRGEEIGAGDQGLMFGYACDETPDFMPMPIWYAHRLAMRLAEVRKKGILPFLRPDGKTQVTVAYEDKRPVYVHTVVVAAQHEPWVEYKELQEAIVEEVIKKVISPEHLRPETKFLINTTGRFVIGGPLADCGMTGRKIIVDTYGGRGHHGGGAFSGKDPTKVDRTPSYYARYVAKNMVAAGVARELEVQVAYSIGVPEPIAINVQTYGTNNIPVERIVEIIKELFDFRPRHMIEYLDLRRPIFRKTACYGHFGRQDPDFTWERLDLVEKIKELAGLD; from the coding sequence ATGGGGCTCTCCAATTTTCTTTTTACTTCGGAGTCGGTGACCGAAGGGCATCCCGACAAGGTGGCCGATCAGATCTCGGACGCCATTCTGGACGCCATTATTGAAAAAGATCCTTACGCCCGGGTGGCTTGCGAGACCCTGGTCAACACAGGCATGATCCTTATTGCCGGAGAGATCACCACCGAGGCCCGGGTGGACTATGCCACAATCGCCCGGGGGGTGGTGAAAGAGATCGGTTATAATCATTCGGACCTGGGATTTGACTGGCAGACCTGCGCGGTGCTCACCAGTATCGATCGTCAGAGCCCGGATATTGCCATGGGGGTGGACCGGGGCGAGGAGATTGGGGCTGGCGACCAGGGTCTGATGTTTGGCTACGCCTGTGACGAAACCCCGGATTTCATGCCCATGCCCATCTGGTACGCCCACCGACTGGCCATGCGTTTGGCGGAGGTGCGGAAAAAGGGCATCTTGCCTTTTCTACGGCCGGACGGAAAAACCCAAGTGACGGTAGCTTACGAAGACAAGCGTCCGGTATATGTGCATACGGTAGTAGTGGCGGCCCAGCACGAGCCCTGGGTGGAGTACAAGGAGCTCCAAGAGGCCATTGTGGAGGAGGTTATCAAGAAGGTCATTTCTCCGGAGCACCTGCGCCCGGAGACCAAGTTTCTCATCAATACCACGGGAAGATTCGTGATCGGGGGGCCGCTGGCCGACTGCGGGATGACCGGGCGGAAGATCATTGTGGACACCTATGGTGGCCGGGGGCACCATGGAGGCGGGGCCTTTTCCGGAAAGGACCCCACCAAGGTGGACCGCACGCCTTCCTATTATGCCCGTTATGTGGCCAAGAACATGGTGGCCGCCGGGGTGGCCCGGGAACTCGAGGTCCAGGTGGCTTACTCCATCGGAGTGCCGGAACCCATCGCTATCAATGTCCAAACTTACGGGACCAACAATATTCCGGTGGAGCGGATCGTGGAGATCATCAAGGAGCTCTTTGATTTCCGTCCGCGACACATGATCGAATATCTCGATCTCCGGCGGCCTATCTTTCGCAAGACCGCCTGCTACGGACACTTCGGCCGTCAGGATCCGGACTTCACCTGGGAGCGGCTGGATCTGGTAGAAAAGATCAAAGAGTTGGCCGGTCTGGACTAA
- the ppcA gene encoding phosphoenolpyruvate carboxylase, producing the protein MRKIPRVMSTQHPDNVSLPFFAETPDMSGEDEIQEAYYAFSHLGCDEQMWDSEGKEVDDFVVKKLLTRYSHFFKERRLGEDCFLTLRVPNPSVEREEAKILVEALESIPRSMDAACLFYGEGCKPPIFEVILPMTTCARELNRVYYFYRHFISEKQYQPIYEGDITLAEWVGEFRPESIQVIPLFEDIPSMLRAQEILEEYLQDKDFPYLRVFLARSDPALNYGSVAAVLANKLALRRLQDLASRLGIEIYPILGAGSPPFRGNLSPATVEQVLREYPCVETFTVQSAFKYDHPIEEVISAIKKIHNFVRYPLEEFDENLATMTIEKTSEEYQRLIEGLAPLVNRVARDIPRRRMRKLHVGLFGYSRSLGRVTLPRAIGFCGACYSLGLPPEILGLNALEPAELSDLRHLYRGLEADLSRALQYFNFRVLELLPQEVRQAVIQALEVVNTLPLEVQPDPVHQEVTSRILSRLRQKDPGNLSDLIVEAAYRRRFLG; encoded by the coding sequence ATGCGCAAGATACCTCGGGTGATGTCTACCCAGCACCCTGACAATGTCTCCCTGCCCTTTTTTGCAGAAACCCCGGATATGTCCGGGGAAGACGAAATTCAGGAGGCCTACTACGCCTTTTCCCATCTGGGTTGCGACGAACAGATGTGGGATAGCGAGGGCAAAGAGGTGGATGACTTCGTGGTCAAGAAACTTCTTACCCGGTATTCCCATTTCTTTAAGGAACGCCGTCTGGGGGAGGACTGTTTCCTGACCCTGCGGGTGCCCAACCCTTCTGTAGAAAGGGAGGAGGCCAAGATCCTGGTGGAGGCCCTGGAGAGCATTCCCCGTTCCATGGATGCGGCCTGTCTCTTTTACGGAGAGGGTTGCAAGCCCCCTATCTTTGAGGTCATCCTCCCCATGACCACCTGCGCCCGGGAATTAAACCGGGTCTATTACTTTTACCGTCATTTCATCTCCGAAAAACAGTATCAACCTATTTATGAGGGGGACATCACCCTTGCGGAGTGGGTGGGGGAGTTCCGTCCGGAAAGTATACAGGTGATTCCCCTCTTTGAGGACATCCCGAGCATGCTCCGGGCGCAAGAGATCCTGGAAGAGTATCTGCAGGATAAAGACTTTCCTTATTTACGGGTCTTTCTGGCCCGCTCGGACCCGGCTCTGAACTATGGCTCCGTGGCGGCGGTGCTGGCCAATAAATTAGCTCTGAGACGGCTTCAGGATCTGGCCTCGCGTTTGGGGATCGAGATTTATCCTATCCTGGGGGCCGGCTCGCCCCCCTTCCGGGGCAATCTCTCCCCGGCCACCGTGGAACAGGTCCTGCGGGAATACCCCTGCGTAGAGACCTTCACGGTGCAGTCGGCCTTCAAATACGATCATCCTATCGAGGAGGTCATTTCCGCCATAAAGAAGATTCACAACTTTGTACGCTATCCCCTTGAAGAATTCGATGAAAATTTGGCTACGATGACTATCGAAAAGACCTCCGAGGAGTATCAGCGCCTTATTGAGGGCCTGGCCCCTCTGGTGAATCGCGTGGCCCGGGACATCCCTCGGCGCCGGATGCGGAAACTCCACGTAGGGCTTTTTGGGTACTCGCGGAGTCTGGGCCGGGTGACCCTTCCGCGGGCTATCGGTTTTTGCGGGGCCTGCTATTCCCTAGGGCTTCCTCCGGAGATCCTGGGACTCAATGCGCTTGAGCCTGCAGAGCTTTCCGATCTCCGTCATCTTTACCGGGGGCTGGAGGCCGATCTTTCGCGGGCCCTGCAATACTTCAACTTCCGGGTATTGGAGCTTTTGCCGCAGGAGGTCCGCCAGGCGGTGATTCAGGCCCTGGAGGTGGTGAATACCCTCCCCCTAGAGGTACAGCCGGATCCGGTCCACCAAGAGGTTACCTCCCGGATTCTCAGCCGGCTTAGGCAGAAGGACCCCGGGAACCTCTCGGATCTCATTGTAGAGGCCGCCTACCGGCGGAGATTTTTAGGATGA
- a CDS encoding HDOD domain-containing protein: protein MELDCTRYEECFRKLSASYEVVAELEEAIRSERTNLDHLARIIEKDPALTAEILRVVNSPYYGFPRKISSVAHAVVLLGLVNLRLLVLTVSFFKSHPRLNPLWAHSQWVAYLAKELYKNILKSTPQPSAQLLALEPTVLATAGVLHDVGKIPQFLCQEVDLPEDHTEVGLLVAKCFDFPEELFQAIVYHHVPRESKTDTALVYCIYFANEMVNRREFPEEELVRGAAYMGLSTDTLWGALKVTQEHFEKVLEKLAQPRRR from the coding sequence ATGGAGCTTGATTGTACTCGTTATGAGGAGTGCTTTCGTAAACTCAGTGCAAGCTACGAGGTGGTGGCCGAGCTAGAAGAGGCCATCCGCTCGGAGAGGACCAATCTCGATCATCTGGCCCGGATCATAGAAAAAGACCCGGCCCTTACCGCTGAGATCCTCCGGGTGGTGAATTCCCCTTATTACGGATTTCCCCGGAAGATCTCCTCCGTGGCGCATGCCGTGGTCCTTCTGGGGCTGGTGAATCTGCGCCTCTTGGTGCTTACCGTTTCCTTTTTTAAAAGTCACCCCCGGCTAAATCCCCTTTGGGCCCATTCGCAATGGGTGGCCTACTTGGCCAAGGAACTTTACAAAAACATCCTCAAGAGCACGCCTCAGCCCTCGGCCCAACTCCTAGCCCTTGAGCCTACGGTTTTGGCCACGGCCGGAGTCCTACATGACGTGGGCAAGATTCCCCAATTTCTCTGTCAAGAAGTGGATCTTCCCGAAGACCATACCGAGGTGGGCCTTTTAGTGGCCAAATGTTTTGATTTTCCGGAGGAACTCTTTCAGGCCATTGTCTATCACCATGTCCCCAGGGAGTCTAAAACCGACACGGCCCTGGTGTACTGTATCTATTTTGCTAACGAGATGGTGAATCGGAGGGAATTTCCGGAAGAGGAATTGGTCCGAGGGGCGGCCTATATGGGCCTTTCTACAGACACCCTATGGGGGGCCCTCAAGGTAACCCAGGAGCATTTCGAGAAGGTCCTGGAAAAGCTCGCTCAACCCCGTCGTCGCTAA